From the genome of Thermocrinis jamiesonii, one region includes:
- a CDS encoding ribonuclease E/G, translating to MAKRLVVLTNRDDVFSFLFEGERVVKIRVEKKNSQKIVGSIFKGKVKRLAKGMGGAFVDIGLEKEAYLPLKGEEVKVGQSLLVQVVREGIGEKGAKLTNKIKIPGKYIVYMPENQEVKCSSKLSKEEKCDMLNFIAEHLNNEGVILRTSSARAKKEEILEELERLRSIYRQLKSKLDSLKKPQVLLEEQPEYLSLIRSYWYDMEAIFCNDIEIWHKIMGFLEEFERSLMKRVFYIKQTHDAFLLKNALRKISQRCVWLRGGGYIVIDETEAMTVIDVNSGDPCGDTQEENALKTNLEAAEEIARQIVLRDLGGIIMIDFIDMKSQENKDKVIKALKEALGDDLCNVQIYGFTKLGVLEMVRKKAGKSVPDLLFEECPLCGGLGKVKGNALYFFELSLEIQNYPAGFLEIFVPKGRKRAVEEFIGAKGLDNVKVVEKEDLDYNNYEVRYER from the coding sequence ATGGCAAAAAGGTTAGTAGTTCTAACCAACAGAGATGACGTCTTTTCTTTTCTTTTTGAAGGGGAAAGAGTAGTAAAGATTAGGGTTGAAAAGAAAAATAGCCAAAAAATAGTGGGAAGCATATTCAAAGGGAAGGTAAAGAGGTTAGCAAAGGGGATGGGTGGGGCGTTCGTGGACATCGGTTTGGAAAAGGAAGCTTACCTACCTTTAAAAGGAGAAGAGGTTAAAGTAGGGCAAAGCCTTTTAGTTCAGGTAGTAAGGGAAGGCATAGGGGAAAAGGGAGCAAAGCTAACGAACAAAATAAAAATACCGGGAAAGTATATAGTTTATATGCCGGAAAATCAAGAAGTAAAGTGCTCTTCCAAGCTGTCAAAAGAAGAAAAATGCGATATGCTAAATTTTATAGCCGAGCATTTAAACAATGAAGGAGTGATCCTAAGAACATCCTCCGCAAGGGCAAAAAAGGAAGAGATCTTAGAAGAGCTTGAAAGGTTAAGAAGTATATATAGACAGCTAAAGAGTAAGTTGGATAGTTTAAAAAAACCACAGGTCCTATTGGAAGAACAGCCTGAATATCTATCTTTAATAAGGTCCTATTGGTATGATATGGAAGCAATATTTTGCAACGACATTGAAATATGGCACAAGATAATGGGCTTTTTGGAAGAATTTGAGAGAAGTCTTATGAAAAGGGTATTTTACATTAAGCAAACGCACGATGCTTTCCTGCTCAAAAACGCGCTTAGGAAAATTTCTCAGAGGTGTGTTTGGCTTAGGGGAGGAGGGTATATTGTCATAGATGAGACTGAAGCTATGACTGTTATAGACGTAAACAGTGGGGACCCATGCGGAGACACCCAAGAAGAAAATGCTTTAAAAACAAACTTAGAAGCTGCTGAAGAGATAGCAAGACAGATCGTGTTAAGAGACCTTGGCGGAATAATAATGATAGATTTTATAGACATGAAAAGTCAAGAAAATAAAGATAAAGTTATAAAAGCTCTAAAGGAAGCTCTTGGAGATGATCTTTGCAATGTGCAGATCTACGGATTTACTAAATTGGGCGTTCTGGAGATGGTAAGAAAAAAGGCTGGGAAAAGTGTGCCAGACCTTCTCTTTGAAGAGTGTCCCCTATGTGGCGGATTGGGTAAAGTTAAAGGCAATGCCCTTTATTTCTTTGAGCTTAGTTTGGAAATACAAAACTATCCCGCTGGATTCTTAGAGATCTTCGTGCCAAAAGGTAGGAAAAGGGCAGTAGAAGAATTCATTGGAGCAAAGGGTTTGGATAATGTAAAAGTAGTTGAGAAGGAAGATTTAGATTACAATAACTATGAGGTAAGGTATGAAAGATAA
- a CDS encoding outer membrane protein assembly factor BamD — protein MKDKWLSFFLAFLLVFSCAKVTEEKRAQLAIEYYTEGMRAFANRDYKKAIEKLKESLKYLENFTPSQIKEIKMTLSESYYLDKDYINAIVYMEDFLFNYPEARESEKIYYLLIDSYMKVAPDAYRDQSYTYVAIEKAKDFLNKYPESPYKDKVLEIIEKAEKKLADHEYLIGKFYEDYGFYYSASLRYRDLLINYPEQVSQAEVFYRYIRSLLLVEKQAEKRKKAYKSWIEEAKKSLKEAKTEEDRRAVEKRIAFLEEQISRWDSLAKSSKEEGIRLMQRYKELYGENTYYRELERLAEK, from the coding sequence ATGAAAGATAAATGGCTGAGTTTTTTTCTTGCTTTCCTTTTGGTTTTCTCTTGCGCAAAAGTGACGGAGGAAAAGAGGGCCCAATTGGCAATAGAGTATTACACAGAAGGTATGCGCGCCTTTGCCAATAGGGATTACAAAAAAGCCATAGAGAAGTTAAAAGAATCACTCAAGTATCTTGAAAACTTCACACCGTCACAGATAAAGGAGATTAAGATGACCCTAAGTGAAAGCTACTATCTGGATAAAGATTACATAAATGCCATCGTGTATATGGAAGACTTTCTCTTTAACTATCCGGAGGCGAGAGAATCAGAAAAAATCTACTATCTGCTTATAGACAGCTACATGAAGGTGGCACCGGATGCTTACAGAGACCAAAGCTACACCTACGTAGCCATAGAAAAGGCAAAGGACTTTTTAAACAAGTATCCAGAAAGCCCTTATAAGGATAAGGTCTTAGAAATTATAGAAAAGGCTGAGAAAAAGCTGGCAGATCACGAATACCTGATCGGTAAGTTTTACGAAGACTACGGTTTTTACTACTCCGCTTCCCTACGGTATAGGGACCTACTCATAAACTATCCTGAACAAGTTTCTCAGGCAGAAGTGTTCTACAGGTATATAAGATCCTTGCTTTTGGTGGAAAAACAAGCTGAAAAAAGGAAGAAAGCTTACAAAAGCTGGATAGAGGAGGCAAAAAAGAGTCTGAAAGAGGCAAAAACGGAGGAAGACAGAAGGGCTGTAGAAAAGAGAATAGCCTTTCTTGAAGAGCAGATAAGCAGATGGGATAGTCTGGCAAAAAGCAGTAAGGAAGAGGGCATAAGGTTAATGCAAAGATATAAAGAACTTTACGGAGAGAATACTTACTATAGAGAATTGGAAAGGCTTGCAGAAAAGTGA
- the rsfS gene encoding ribosome silencing factor, with product MELLSKIVNLLEEKKAEDIVILDVSELTNIADYFIIATANSAVHARALAEYITETLEKEGIAPLHVEGLENANWILLDFVDIIVHIFQKEWREYYDLEWLYSTARRVEV from the coding sequence ATGGAGCTTTTGAGCAAAATCGTAAATTTACTTGAAGAAAAAAAGGCAGAGGATATAGTTATTTTGGATGTTTCTGAGCTTACCAACATTGCAGATTACTTTATAATAGCAACCGCTAACTCTGCGGTTCATGCAAGAGCCCTTGCGGAATACATCACAGAAACCTTAGAAAAGGAAGGGATAGCTCCACTTCATGTGGAGGGTTTGGAAAATGCTAACTGGATCCTTTTGGATTTTGTGGATATAATAGTGCATATTTTCCAAAAGGAGTGGAGAGAGTATTATGACCTTGAATGGCTTTATTCTACTGCAAGGAGGGTGGAGGTGTGA
- a CDS encoding LapA family protein → MKVVKLFFALLLIGFFLVFVAQNSILVEVSFFNYRGYTPVFVLMLISAFVGFLIAFLYFLPREIKLKSAVDNLREGVKSLNRGFLLKAEHHFQKDSLLEPLLCLSLYEREETSKMLSLKSPLSAYALLKLGLLEQAEERFKKILEMDQENLLALKGLRDISFLKRETAKSVEYQERVLKLCEKWDKENQKRVLAELLAVLWKTNKEVETAERAFDLYRTPLTYSVRIRSLFDQEKEKDAIKLFEKSFEDNLQNEVLTLLLAEEPTLTKLMDVIQKREQQISKNVLLIIYLRLGLFSKVKSLIDEVSDYYRCLAMLFMSHREEERMCAKALEDVLYLWECACGVRYKEYTPLCPNCLKWNKLELKIKEG, encoded by the coding sequence GTGAAGGTCGTTAAGCTGTTCTTCGCTTTACTGTTGATCGGCTTTTTTCTGGTTTTTGTTGCCCAAAACTCCATCCTGGTAGAGGTTTCTTTTTTTAATTACAGAGGATACACCCCAGTTTTTGTCCTTATGCTCATCAGTGCTTTTGTAGGCTTTCTGATAGCTTTTCTTTATTTCTTACCAAGGGAAATAAAGCTAAAAAGCGCGGTAGATAACCTTAGGGAAGGAGTAAAAAGCTTAAACCGTGGCTTTTTACTAAAAGCAGAACACCATTTTCAAAAGGACAGCCTATTGGAACCACTGCTGTGCTTAAGCCTTTATGAAAGGGAAGAAACGAGCAAAATGCTAAGTCTAAAAAGCCCCCTTTCTGCTTATGCGCTTTTAAAGCTTGGTCTTTTGGAACAGGCGGAGGAAAGGTTTAAAAAGATTTTGGAGATGGATCAAGAAAACCTTTTGGCTCTAAAGGGCTTAAGAGATATAAGCTTTCTGAAGAGAGAAACAGCCAAATCGGTAGAGTATCAGGAGAGGGTGCTAAAGCTGTGTGAAAAGTGGGACAAGGAAAACCAAAAAAGGGTCTTGGCAGAACTTTTGGCAGTCCTTTGGAAAACGAATAAAGAAGTAGAAACTGCAGAAAGAGCTTTTGACCTTTACAGGACACCACTTACTTATTCAGTTCGCATAAGGTCTCTTTTTGATCAGGAGAAAGAGAAGGATGCCATAAAGCTGTTTGAAAAAAGCTTTGAAGACAACCTACAAAACGAAGTTTTAACTTTGCTTTTAGCAGAAGAACCTACACTAACAAAGCTTATGGATGTTATACAAAAAAGGGAACAGCAGATAAGCAAAAATGTTCTTTTGATTATCTACCTTCGCCTGGGCCTCTTTTCTAAGGTTAAGTCCTTGATTGACGAGGTGTCAGATTACTACAGATGTTTGGCTATGCTATTTATGTCCCACAGAGAAGAGGAAAGGATGTGTGCTAAAGCTTTGGAGGACGTGCTATATTTGTGGGAGTGCGCGTGCGGTGTAAGGTATAAAGAATACACACCTTTGTGTCCAAATTGTTTAAAGTGGAATAAATTAGAGTTAAAAATAAAGGAGGGATAG
- the flgG gene encoding flagellar basal-body rod protein FlgG yields MFRALWTSASGMNAQQTNLDVVSNNMANVNTVGFKKMRATFQDLIYQTVREPGAPTSPTTRNPSGFQIGLGTYVSDTYGIFTQGNIVQTGNQLDIAIQGDGFFKVVLPDGTIAYTRNGQFRLDAEGRIVNPDGYPLDPEIAIPADAISVGIGPDGTVSVLRQGATAVEEIGRIELAKFVNPAGLRRLGNNLFIQTDASGEPIIDNPGNQGLGTLLQGYLESSNVNIVEEMINLIIAQRAFEFNTKGVTAADEMLGQAANLRR; encoded by the coding sequence ATGTTTAGAGCACTTTGGACTTCCGCATCCGGGATGAATGCCCAACAAACAAACCTTGATGTGGTGTCAAACAACATGGCTAACGTCAATACTGTTGGCTTTAAGAAGATGAGAGCTACTTTTCAGGATCTTATATATCAAACAGTCAGAGAACCTGGCGCACCCACATCTCCTACTACAAGAAACCCCTCTGGCTTTCAGATAGGCTTAGGAACCTATGTATCGGACACCTACGGTATATTCACCCAGGGAAACATAGTCCAAACTGGAAATCAGCTGGACATTGCCATTCAGGGGGATGGATTTTTTAAAGTGGTTCTTCCAGATGGCACCATAGCCTATACACGCAACGGACAGTTTAGACTTGATGCGGAAGGAAGGATCGTGAATCCCGACGGCTACCCCTTAGACCCAGAAATAGCCATTCCTGCAGACGCCATAAGCGTGGGCATAGGTCCCGATGGGACGGTCTCCGTGCTAAGACAAGGTGCCACTGCGGTGGAGGAAATTGGAAGGATAGAGTTGGCAAAATTTGTCAATCCCGCAGGACTAAGAAGGTTAGGAAACAATCTCTTTATACAAACGGATGCGTCCGGAGAGCCAATCATAGACAATCCGGGAAACCAAGGCTTAGGAACCTTACTTCAGGGCTACCTTGAATCTTCAAACGTGAACATAGTGGAAGAGATGATAAACCTTATTATCGCCCAAAGGGCTTTTGAGTTCAACACAAAGGGAGTAACCGCAGCTGACGAAATGCTTGGACAGGCTGCAAACCTAAGAAGATAA
- a CDS encoding GGDEF domain-containing protein, giving the protein MEKRLRLRFFALFTFLFLFFTIVMSLTFRELAISESKKKALDISELVRDTLTSYMVMGVIDRRDEFLSRIRELPGVESVKVIRGESVIKQFGPGRLEERAEDYMEREVLEKGIILDRLKEGIQKVEYKVVIPYKAIPTKGIDCLSCHSAKQGEVLGAISLTMDLTHVRNSVMNIILTVFLIAGLVSILSLYIIKKFLKPYVELIQETSDCMEKALKGDFNCKVETNLQDEGKILAEKLNKTFNYLNLSLQKIEERVTAMIGYGVLKTGDTISDTSKIVDELLRIYKFKRIIEKDKSKQDVYKRLIDVFSEYMSLDKFSFYEVDNQKGKIKVVWTEGSEGWCKEVIYENANECRAKRTGSDVDSRDFPCICPNFIDNETCYTGKLRYYCIPVYVGGQVRNVFQVVYEQEMEEFIQLLIPYLKGYLNESAPVLEARMYMEMLREQSIVDPLTGFYNRRFLEEIANNLTAQIKRRNSALGILAIDIDFFKQVNDTYGHDVGDEVLKEVAKAIKESIRESDIPIRFGGEEFLVLLVDVQPGYSVQVAEKIRKAIENKVINVGVVNLKKTVSIGVSEYPLDSEKLWQCIKFADVALYRAKEEGRNRVVRFSPDMWKSAEY; this is encoded by the coding sequence ATGGAAAAAAGGCTAAGGCTTAGATTCTTTGCTCTATTTACCTTTCTTTTTCTCTTTTTTACCATTGTAATGTCCCTTACCTTCAGAGAGCTGGCAATAAGTGAATCAAAGAAGAAAGCCTTAGATATATCCGAGCTTGTAAGAGATACCCTCACCTCTTACATGGTGATGGGCGTTATAGACAGAAGGGATGAATTTTTAAGCAGGATAAGGGAATTACCCGGTGTGGAAAGTGTGAAGGTAATAAGAGGTGAGTCTGTGATTAAGCAGTTTGGTCCAGGCAGGCTTGAGGAAAGGGCAGAGGACTATATGGAAAGAGAAGTTTTGGAAAAAGGAATAATTTTGGATCGGTTAAAGGAAGGTATTCAAAAAGTAGAATACAAGGTGGTTATACCATACAAAGCTATACCTACAAAGGGTATTGATTGTTTAAGTTGTCATAGTGCAAAACAGGGCGAGGTTTTGGGAGCCATAAGCTTGACTATGGACTTAACGCACGTAAGAAACAGCGTTATGAATATTATTCTAACCGTTTTTTTAATTGCCGGACTGGTCTCAATACTCTCATTGTACATAATAAAGAAATTTCTAAAACCCTACGTAGAGCTTATACAAGAAACTTCAGATTGCATGGAAAAAGCTCTAAAGGGTGATTTTAACTGCAAAGTGGAAACAAATTTACAAGACGAGGGCAAGATACTTGCAGAAAAATTAAACAAAACTTTTAATTACTTAAACCTAAGCCTGCAAAAGATTGAAGAAAGGGTTACAGCTATGATAGGATACGGGGTTTTAAAGACTGGAGACACTATTAGCGACACATCAAAAATCGTGGATGAGCTTCTGAGGATATACAAGTTCAAAAGGATTATTGAAAAGGATAAAAGTAAGCAAGATGTGTATAAACGTTTGATAGACGTGTTTAGTGAATATATGAGTTTAGATAAGTTTTCATTCTACGAGGTGGATAATCAAAAGGGTAAGATAAAGGTAGTTTGGACGGAGGGCTCAGAGGGTTGGTGTAAAGAGGTCATATACGAAAATGCAAACGAATGCAGAGCAAAGAGAACAGGTTCAGATGTAGATTCAAGGGATTTCCCTTGCATTTGTCCAAACTTTATAGACAACGAGACATGTTATACAGGAAAGCTCAGATACTACTGCATACCCGTGTATGTTGGTGGTCAGGTGAGAAATGTGTTTCAGGTGGTTTATGAACAAGAAATGGAAGAGTTTATACAGCTTCTGATACCTTACCTTAAAGGTTATCTCAACGAATCTGCTCCAGTTTTAGAAGCCAGAATGTACATGGAAATGTTGAGAGAGCAATCCATAGTGGATCCGCTCACCGGCTTTTACAACAGAAGGTTCTTAGAAGAGATCGCAAACAACCTAACCGCTCAGATAAAAAGAAGGAACTCTGCCCTTGGCATACTTGCCATAGATATAGATTTCTTTAAACAGGTGAACGACACATACGGACATGATGTGGGGGATGAGGTGCTGAAAGAGGTGGCAAAAGCTATAAAAGAATCAATAAGGGAGTCGGACATTCCTATTAGGTTTGGAGGCGAGGAGTTTTTGGTTCTTTTGGTAGATGTTCAACCTGGATACAGCGTTCAGGTGGCGGAAAAGATAAGAAAGGCAATTGAGAATAAAGTGATAAATGTTGGTGTCGTGAATTTGAAGAAAACGGTTTCCATCGGTGTCTCTGAGTATCCTTTAGATTCAGAAAAACTATGGCAATGCATAAAGTTTGCGGATGTCGCTTTATACAGAGCAAAGGAAGAGGGCAGAAACAGGGTAGTTAGGTTTAGTCCCGATATGTGGAAGAGTGCTGAATACTGA
- a CDS encoding RsmE family RNA methyltransferase — MDRFLGSKKLHNTIVIEGDELNHLYAKRVKVGQKIEVFLEGRLYLCILEKLAKSYAYCLIEKELDVYIPLPIITLYQCVPIELKNMDLIVEKISEVGAFKLVPVVSSRSFQNIQVIKKRIERWKRIALASFKQCKRPKPLEIGEPVYLKDINADAELNLFLDSFEKGIGIKDLKLDGVKTINLIVGPEGGLSVKESEFLKGLGFFSVRLYPYVLRSETASILGVGLLMNFSIQHSSTYRD, encoded by the coding sequence TTGGACAGATTCCTCGGAAGTAAAAAACTTCACAACACCATAGTCATTGAAGGAGATGAATTAAATCATCTTTACGCAAAGAGGGTTAAGGTAGGACAAAAAATAGAAGTTTTCTTAGAGGGTAGATTATACCTTTGTATTCTTGAAAAGCTTGCCAAAAGCTATGCTTATTGCTTGATAGAAAAAGAGCTTGATGTTTATATCCCTTTACCAATAATAACTCTTTACCAGTGTGTGCCAATAGAGTTAAAAAACATGGACCTAATAGTGGAAAAGATTAGTGAGGTGGGAGCTTTCAAATTGGTGCCAGTCGTTTCAAGCAGAAGCTTTCAGAATATACAGGTGATAAAAAAGAGAATTGAGCGGTGGAAAAGGATAGCTCTGGCTTCTTTCAAACAATGCAAGAGACCTAAGCCGTTGGAAATTGGTGAGCCTGTGTATCTGAAGGACATAAATGCAGATGCAGAGCTTAACCTATTTTTGGACAGCTTTGAAAAAGGAATAGGAATAAAGGACCTAAAGCTGGATGGAGTAAAAACTATTAACTTAATTGTAGGTCCGGAAGGAGGGTTATCGGTAAAAGAATCAGAATTTCTAAAGGGCTTAGGCTTTTTTTCTGTCAGGCTCTATCCATACGTTCTTAGGTCCGAGACCGCTTCCATATTGGGGGTAGGATTGCTTATGAACTTCAGTATTCAGCACTCTTCCACATATCGGGACTAA
- a CDS encoding HU family DNA-binding protein: protein MTKAELVSAIAKGAGITKKQADAALKAAVAAISDALKKGERVAIPGFGIFSVRQRASRKGRNPRTGAVIEIPARKVVVFKPAKDLREGVK from the coding sequence ATGACAAAGGCAGAACTTGTTTCTGCGATAGCCAAAGGTGCAGGCATTACCAAAAAGCAGGCAGATGCAGCCCTAAAAGCCGCAGTTGCTGCAATTTCTGACGCTCTCAAAAAGGGTGAAAGGGTAGCCATACCTGGCTTTGGTATTTTTAGTGTGCGTCAGAGAGCATCCAGAAAGGGCAGGAATCCCAGAACTGGTGCGGTAATTGAAATTCCTGCCAGGAAGGTAGTCGTCTTTAAACCTGCCAAGGACCTGAGGGAAGGGGTAAAGTAA
- a CDS encoding EAL domain-containing protein: MKNDIERLFEPIWEEIKRVIDCHGAFIYLFKEGYGLKLTAKFPQPLFAKESISGTSKLFLFWGDFVFLTADEETKRVFGIDSGYIAIHKLGTLGFLVLYRKDQPFTAKDLLSLRKLLEDFISKLEQVLVKEEKSALEENYRRLVSLIPAGILTFDQEKGILRPINRMAGEILELGEGSQKIRDIKNPSILSLLNKVSSELKSKEQIYLEAKLELKRGTVWVELRARKTENNIILVIHDVSYKKKLEENIRRLAFFDQDSKIPNRNYLKNFLNSINRNNFLVFVGILNWDELNNLYGYLRLNKIASELFYNYSASLSKYGMVFRFSDRVLVVSVNDQKGLDGLFDMLKRHSIIEIKDDKLTVKLLLGGLVMEYPKEVRNIEELAYFGFVGLHYLKKKKLTGLHFMSKLENLKEVAEHFYKVSDFWEIIEPVFHPIHRAKDGSVAGAEVLARIKTPFGKLLSVGTLFEIIEDESFIVELDRVLWKKLTKLYTAYLKNLDLFITFNISPISLLSEEFVKTLLEDTRIIGRAKLCLEITERESLAEDKVVLDRINLLKSSGYQIAIDDFGSGTASLNYLRFLNADKLKIDGCITKDVDKNPRTQALVAGVSIVSRKMGIEVGAEFVERKEQAEILKRLGCTLFQGHLFSKPMELESFLRLVAVLA; the protein is encoded by the coding sequence ATGAAGAACGATATAGAAAGGCTATTTGAGCCAATATGGGAAGAGATAAAAAGGGTTATTGACTGCCATGGAGCGTTTATTTATTTATTTAAAGAGGGCTACGGGCTAAAGCTTACCGCCAAGTTTCCACAACCACTTTTTGCTAAAGAAAGTATTAGTGGAACCAGTAAGTTGTTTCTTTTTTGGGGAGATTTTGTATTTTTAACCGCCGACGAGGAAACAAAAAGGGTCTTTGGTATAGACAGCGGTTATATAGCCATACACAAGCTCGGCACTTTGGGTTTCCTTGTTCTTTACAGAAAAGATCAACCTTTTACAGCAAAGGATCTTTTGTCTTTAAGAAAACTCTTGGAAGATTTCATATCAAAACTAGAACAGGTTTTGGTTAAAGAAGAAAAAAGCGCCTTAGAGGAAAACTACAGAAGGCTCGTTTCTCTTATTCCCGCAGGTATCCTCACTTTTGACCAAGAGAAAGGCATTTTAAGACCTATAAACAGAATGGCAGGGGAGATCCTTGAACTTGGAGAGGGAAGCCAAAAAATAAGAGACATCAAAAATCCATCTATTCTTTCCCTTTTAAATAAAGTCTCTTCTGAACTCAAGTCCAAAGAGCAAATATATTTGGAGGCTAAGCTTGAGCTTAAACGGGGAACTGTATGGGTTGAATTAAGGGCGAGGAAAACAGAGAACAATATCATACTCGTAATCCACGACGTATCCTACAAGAAAAAGTTGGAGGAAAACATAAGAAGACTTGCCTTCTTTGACCAAGACTCCAAAATACCCAACAGGAACTATCTCAAAAACTTTCTCAATAGTATAAATCGCAATAACTTTCTTGTGTTTGTTGGAATTCTAAACTGGGATGAGCTTAACAACCTTTATGGCTATTTAAGGTTAAATAAAATCGCATCTGAGCTGTTTTATAACTATTCGGCGAGCCTTTCAAAGTATGGTATGGTTTTTAGGTTTTCTGATAGGGTCTTGGTCGTATCTGTAAATGATCAAAAAGGCTTGGATGGCCTTTTTGATATGTTAAAAAGACACAGCATAATAGAGATTAAAGACGATAAGCTTACCGTAAAACTCTTACTTGGTGGTTTGGTAATGGAGTATCCAAAAGAAGTAAGAAACATTGAAGAGCTGGCATACTTTGGCTTTGTTGGACTTCACTATCTCAAGAAAAAAAAGCTGACCGGCTTGCACTTTATGTCTAAACTGGAAAACTTGAAGGAAGTGGCAGAACACTTTTATAAAGTGTCGGACTTTTGGGAGATAATAGAACCTGTGTTTCATCCAATACACAGAGCAAAGGACGGTAGCGTAGCGGGAGCGGAAGTATTGGCCAGAATAAAAACCCCTTTCGGAAAGCTGCTTTCCGTAGGCACGCTCTTTGAAATTATAGAAGACGAAAGCTTTATAGTAGAATTAGATCGTGTGCTTTGGAAAAAATTAACCAAACTATATACTGCTTATCTGAAAAACTTAGACTTGTTTATCACTTTTAATATTTCTCCCATTAGCCTTCTTTCAGAAGAGTTTGTAAAGACTCTATTAGAAGATACTCGCATCATAGGAAGGGCTAAGCTGTGCTTAGAGATTACCGAAAGAGAGAGCTTAGCTGAAGACAAGGTTGTTCTTGATCGTATAAACCTTTTGAAGAGTTCTGGTTATCAAATAGCCATAGATGATTTTGGTTCCGGCACCGCATCTTTAAACTACCTTAGGTTTTTAAATGCGGACAAGTTAAAGATAGATGGTTGTATTACAAAGGATGTGGATAAAAACCCAAGAACTCAAGCACTGGTAGCGGGAGTGAGTATTGTATCAAGAAAGATGGGTATTGAGGTGGGAGCAGAGTTTGTGGAAAGAAAGGAGCAGGCAGAGATTTTGAAAAGATTAGGCTGTACTCTCTTCCAAGGTCACCTTTTTAGCAAACCAATGGAGTTGGAAAGCTTTCTAAGGTTAGTTGCAGTCTTAGCTTAA
- a CDS encoding radical SAM protein, with amino-acid sequence MHYPSYLNLTEGEWKERVETALTLLERCEVCPHRCGVNRLKDERGICNTGRYAVVDSYFPHRGEEKPIRGYKGSGTVFFSYCNMKCVYCQNYQISQLGEGKEVKPEELAQMFLDLQRMGCHNLNLVSPSHVVPQIIEALYIAVKKGFRLPIVYNTSSFDSLESLKLMDGIVDIYLADLKYGDNQVGRKYSKVKNYWDVAKEAIKEMHRQVGDLVLDSSGIAIRGVLIRHLVLPNRLAGTEKIAEFLSSISPRMAVNVMDQYYPSYKAWDYPELSRRITYKEYLQALSFMESFRLFVE; translated from the coding sequence ATGCATTACCCTTCTTATCTGAACCTAACTGAAGGTGAATGGAAGGAAAGAGTAGAAACTGCCCTCACCTTACTTGAGAGGTGTGAAGTCTGTCCCCATAGGTGTGGAGTAAACAGGCTAAAGGACGAAAGAGGCATTTGTAATACTGGAAGATATGCGGTGGTTGATTCCTACTTTCCCCACAGAGGAGAGGAAAAGCCCATTAGGGGCTACAAAGGTTCGGGTACTGTTTTCTTTTCTTACTGCAATATGAAATGTGTGTATTGTCAGAACTACCAAATAAGCCAGTTGGGAGAAGGCAAAGAGGTAAAACCTGAGGAGCTTGCCCAGATGTTTTTGGACCTTCAGAGAATGGGATGCCACAACTTGAACTTGGTTAGCCCTTCCCACGTGGTGCCCCAGATAATTGAAGCTCTTTATATCGCCGTTAAAAAAGGTTTCAGACTGCCTATAGTTTACAATACTTCTTCTTTCGATAGCTTAGAATCACTAAAACTTATGGACGGTATAGTGGATATATATCTTGCGGACTTAAAGTATGGGGACAATCAGGTTGGTAGAAAGTATTCAAAGGTAAAGAACTATTGGGATGTAGCTAAGGAAGCTATAAAAGAAATGCACAGGCAGGTGGGAGATTTGGTTTTGGATAGCAGTGGTATAGCGATCAGAGGAGTTCTCATCAGGCATTTGGTCCTTCCCAACAGACTTGCTGGTACAGAAAAGATAGCAGAGTTTTTAAGCTCTATATCCCCAAGAATGGCTGTAAATGTGATGGACCAGTATTATCCTTCCTACAAAGCGTGGGACTATCCAGAACTTAGTAGAAGGATAACATACAAAGAATACCTTCAGGCTCTTTCTTTTATGGAAAGCTTTCGGCTCTTTGTTGAGTGA